Proteins encoded by one window of Drosophila melanogaster chromosome X:
- the Unc-76 gene encoding uncoordinated 76, isoform C, whose translation MRDLGTKMAELKFEAPLAKFEETDEWGGCDFISSQNAINDTLNLNLKDSSAGGKPDATKLRLLEDAVRDAHVSKNGGGVVGGGAGSISPNCNTLQGGSLIEIGLSDVGLVPGEGAGVGLDGLEKRSLAVGDHVDNFTETFGGSLEDLVNTFDEKITKCFGNYEENVEELAPVQVRSQEEIMNECQMWWTITGNFGNILPIDWSKSYTRQMHMPTLNLGQNHTKQQQQNRNQQQQLHNQSHQAYPHTNGLGSGSGSGLDAQTPGDEFNDLTSEDEAVANDLDMHALILNGLNGDMDDQPIKTVEEVIKEIDDIMDEAESPLDEPETCDSEVIEKAREVLGAPLYAEKLQYLTTTQLNELYMEMEVLIQELSETLINELALRDELEFEKELKNSFISLLLAVQNKRRQYHVEKKRGKFQGPEPKYLTTVIPYHLENGTPNNQSLQVLIKILKAINEDSPTVPALLTDYILKVLCPT comes from the exons ATGCGTGACCTCGGCACCAAAATGGCCGAGCTAAAATTCGAGGCTCCATTGGCAAAGTTCGAGGAAACGGACGAGTGGGGCGGCTGCGACTTCATCTCGAGTCAGAATGCCATAAACGACACGCTCAACCTGAATCTGAAGGACTCCTCCGCCGGCGGCAAGCCGGATGCCACCAAGCTGCGGCTCCTAGAGGATGCTGTACGCGATGCGCACGTGAGCAAGAACGGAGGAGGAGTAGTGGGAGGAGGAGCTGGCTCCATTAGCCCCAATTGCAACACGCTCCAGGGTGGGTCGCTTATTGAAATCGGCCTGTCCGATGTGGGATTGGTGCCGGGCGAGGGAGCCGGCGTTGGTCTGGACGGTCTGGAGAAGCGCTCCCTGGCCGTCGGCGACCATGTGGACAACTTCACGGAGACCTTCGGCGGAAGTCTGGAGGATCTGGTCAATACGTTCGACGAAAAGATAACCAAGTGTTTCGGCAACTACGAAGAGAACGTCGAGGAGCTGGCTCCGGTGCAGGTGCGCAGCCAGGAGGAGATCATGAACGAATGCCA AATGTGGTGGACCATCACAGGAAACTTTGGCAACATTCTGCCCATCGACTGGTCCAAGTCGTACACCCGTCAGATGCACATGCCCACACTGAATCTGGGCCAGAACCACacgaagcagcagcagcagaatcgcaaccagcagcagcagttgcacaACCAGAGCCATCAGGCGTATCCACACACCAACGGTTTGGGATCCGGATCCGGATCCGGCCTGGATGCCCAGACTCCGGGCGATGAGTTCAACGATCTGACCAGTGAGGACGAGGCGGTGGCCAACGATTTGGACATGCACGCCCTCATCCTTAACGGCTTGAACGGTGACATGGACGACCAGCCGATTAAGACGGTAGAGGAGGTGATCAAGGAGATCGACGACATCATGGACGAGGCCGAGAGCCCGCTGGACGAGCCGGAGACCTGCGATTCGGAGGTGATCGAGAAGGCGCGAGAGGTGCTGGGCGCCCCCCTCTATGCGGAAA AACTGCAATATCTGACCACGACACAGCTGAACGAGCTGTACATGGAGATGGAGGTGCTGATCCAGGAGCTGAGCGAGACGTTGATCAACGAGCTGGCCCTGCGCGACGAGCTGGAGTTCGAGAAGGAGCTGAAGAACTCGTTCATCTCTCTGCTCCTCGCCGTTCAGAACAAAAGGCGGCAGTACCATGTGGAGAAGAAGCGCGGCAAGTTCCAGG GTCCCGAGCCCAAGTACTTGACCACAGTCATTCCGTATCACCTGGAGAACGGCACGCCCAACAATCAGTCTCTGCAGGTCCTGATCAAGA TTCTCAAGGCCATCAACGAGGACAGCCCGACGGTTCCGGCCCTCCTTACGGACTACATCCTGAAGGTGCTCTGCCCTACATAA
- the Unc-76 gene encoding uncoordinated 76, isoform D, with protein sequence MWWTITGNFGNILPIDWSKSYTRQMHMPTLNLGQNHTKQQQQNRNQQQQLHNQSHQAYPHTNGLGSGSGSGLDAQTPGDEFNDLTSEDEAVANDLDMHALILNGLNGDMDDQPIKTVEEVIKEIDDIMDEAESPLDEPETCDSEVIEKAREVLGAPLYAEKLQYLTTTQLNELYMEMEVLIQELSETLINELALRDELEFEKELKNSFISLLLAVQNKRRQYHVEKKRGKFQGPEPKYLTTVIPYHLENGTPNNQSLQVLIKILKAINEDSPTVPALLTDYILKVLCPT encoded by the exons ATGTGGTGGACCATCACAGGAAACTTTGGCAACATTCTGCCCATCGACTGGTCCAAGTCGTACACCCGTCAGATGCACATGCCCACACTGAATCTGGGCCAGAACCACacgaagcagcagcagcagaatcgcaaccagcagcagcagttgcacaACCAGAGCCATCAGGCGTATCCACACACCAACGGTTTGGGATCCGGATCCGGATCCGGCCTGGATGCCCAGACTCCGGGCGATGAGTTCAACGATCTGACCAGTGAGGACGAGGCGGTGGCCAACGATTTGGACATGCACGCCCTCATCCTTAACGGCTTGAACGGTGACATGGACGACCAGCCGATTAAGACGGTAGAGGAGGTGATCAAGGAGATCGACGACATCATGGACGAGGCCGAGAGCCCGCTGGACGAGCCGGAGACCTGCGATTCGGAGGTGATCGAGAAGGCGCGAGAGGTGCTGGGCGCCCCCCTCTATGCGGAAA AACTGCAATATCTGACCACGACACAGCTGAACGAGCTGTACATGGAGATGGAGGTGCTGATCCAGGAGCTGAGCGAGACGTTGATCAACGAGCTGGCCCTGCGCGACGAGCTGGAGTTCGAGAAGGAGCTGAAGAACTCGTTCATCTCTCTGCTCCTCGCCGTTCAGAACAAAAGGCGGCAGTACCATGTGGAGAAGAAGCGCGGCAAGTTCCAGG GTCCCGAGCCCAAGTACTTGACCACAGTCATTCCGTATCACCTGGAGAACGGCACGCCCAACAATCAGTCTCTGCAGGTCCTGATCAAGA TTCTCAAGGCCATCAACGAGGACAGCCCGACGGTTCCGGCCCTCCTTACGGACTACATCCTGAAGGTGCTCTGCCCTACATAA